From one Lolium rigidum isolate FL_2022 chromosome 4, APGP_CSIRO_Lrig_0.1, whole genome shotgun sequence genomic stretch:
- the LOC124707784 gene encoding putative NAD kinase 3 isoform X1 encodes MSADEAALKACDERTNLSVAASYQAENGFITTVGPAESAKAAYAFLPQTPTESTDAHLVEFAEAMRTIAQALRQVAEGKAAAQAEAAEWKRKYELEKAVKAHKHHSVIKACAGCSNCVKDKLEHLASKLTLETASADQTGCCGDHGICSRQILQDQSPGPNQKLDDKTVGRKAPFRLSWGCNEDKNGQHKHDFVSFEKGDITTAERSNKQILLKWESPPQTVLFVTKPNSNAVHALCSEMVRWLKEHNNMNIFVEPRVSKELLIEDSYFNFIQTWANDQEMKTLHTKVDLIVTLGGDGTVLWAASLFRGPVPPVVAFSLGSLGFMTPFPSEKYRECLDNVLKRPFTITLRSRLQCHVIRDAAKDEIVTEEPIIVLNEVTIDRGMSSYLTYLECYCDSSFVTCVQGDGLIISTTSGSTAYSLAAGGSMVHPQVPGILFTPICPHSLSFRPLILPEYVTLRVQVPLNSRGQAWASFDGKGRIQLGPGDALICSVSPWPVPTACLMDSTTDFLRSIHEGLHWNLRKSQSLDGPA; translated from the exons ATGTCTGCCGACGAGGCCGCACTCAAG GCCTGTGATGAGAGAACAAACCTTAGTGTGGCTGCCTCGTATCAAGCTGAAAATGGTTTCATCACCACAGTTGGTCCTGCGGAATCAGCGAAGGCAGCTTATGCATTTCTTCCTCAAACTCCTACTGAGTCAACTGACGCGCACCTTGTTGAGTTTGCAGAGGCTATGAGAA ctattgcacaagCACTACGACAAGTCGCGGAAGGAAAAGCTGCTGCTCAAGCAGAGGCAGCTGAGTGGAAGCGCAAGTATGAATTAGAGAAGGCAGTCAAGGCGCACAAGCATCACAGTGTAATTAAAG CATGTGCAGGTTGCAGCAACTGTGTCAAGGACAAGCTAGAGCATTTGGCTAGCAAACTGACACTGGAGACTGCCTCGGCTGATCAGACAGGTTGTTGTGGAGACCATGGGATCTGTTCACGTCAAATTCTCCAGGACCAATCACCTGGACCCAACCAAAAATTGGATGATAAGACTGTTGGAAGAAAG GCACCATTTAGACTTTCATGGGGATGCAATGAAGATAAGAACGGTCAGCACAAGCATGATTTTGTGTCCTTCGAAAAAGGGGATATAACAACAGCAGAACGCAGCAATAAACAG ATTTTGCTAAAATGGGAATCCCCTCCACAAACAGTTCTTTTTGTGACTAAACCTAATTCCAACGCTGTGCATGCTCTCTGCTCCGAAATGGTTCG ATGGCTTAAAGAACATAACAACATGAACATCTTCGTAGAGCCACGAGTTAGCAAGGAACTACTGATTGAAGATTCTTACTTCAACTTTATTCAGACATGGGCTAATG ATCAGGAAATGAAGACATTACATACAAAGGTTGATCTCATTGTAACTCTCGGCGGTGATGGAACTGTTTTATGG GCTGCGTCACTGTTCAGAGGACCAGTTCCTCCAGTTGTTGCATTCTCTCTTGGATCATTAGGCTTCATGACGCCCTTCC CAAGCGAAAAGTATCGTGAATGCTTGGACAATGTACTGAAAAGACCATTTACCATCACGCTAAGGAGCCGTCTGCAGTGTCATGTAATTCGTGATGCGGCCAAGGATGAAATTGTGACTGAGGAACCGATTATAGTGCTAAATGAAGTTACAATTGATCGTGGAATGTCATCTTACCTTACCTACTTAGAATGCTATTGTGATAGCTCTTTTGTTACATGCGTACAAGGAGATGGGCTGATAATATCCACGACATCTGGAAGCACAGCATATTCACTGGCAGCTGGAGGATCCATGGTTCATCCACAG GTCCCAGGGATCCTTTTCACACCAATCTGCCCTCATTCATTGTCATTCCGGCCTTTGATACTGCCTGAATATGTCACTTTGCGCGTGCAAGTACCATTGAACAGCAGAGGGCAAGCATGGGCATCCTTCGACGGCAAGGGTAGAATTCAGCTTGGACCAGGCGATGCCCTCATCTGCAGCGTCTCTCCGTGGCCCGTTCCCACAGCATGCCTGATGGACTCAACGACTGACTTCCTGCGAAGCATCCATGAGGGTCTCCACTGGAACCTCAGGAAGAGCCAATCACTGGACGGCCCTGCCTGA
- the LOC124707784 gene encoding putative NAD kinase 3 isoform X2, which translates to MSADEAALKACDERTNLSVAASYQAENGFITTVGPAESAKAAYAFLPQTPTESTDAHLVEFAEAMRTIAQALRQVAEGKAAAQAEAAEWKRKYELEKAVKAHKHHSVIKGCSNCVKDKLEHLASKLTLETASADQTGCCGDHGICSRQILQDQSPGPNQKLDDKTVGRKAPFRLSWGCNEDKNGQHKHDFVSFEKGDITTAERSNKQILLKWESPPQTVLFVTKPNSNAVHALCSEMVRWLKEHNNMNIFVEPRVSKELLIEDSYFNFIQTWANDQEMKTLHTKVDLIVTLGGDGTVLWAASLFRGPVPPVVAFSLGSLGFMTPFPSEKYRECLDNVLKRPFTITLRSRLQCHVIRDAAKDEIVTEEPIIVLNEVTIDRGMSSYLTYLECYCDSSFVTCVQGDGLIISTTSGSTAYSLAAGGSMVHPQVPGILFTPICPHSLSFRPLILPEYVTLRVQVPLNSRGQAWASFDGKGRIQLGPGDALICSVSPWPVPTACLMDSTTDFLRSIHEGLHWNLRKSQSLDGPA; encoded by the exons ATGTCTGCCGACGAGGCCGCACTCAAG GCCTGTGATGAGAGAACAAACCTTAGTGTGGCTGCCTCGTATCAAGCTGAAAATGGTTTCATCACCACAGTTGGTCCTGCGGAATCAGCGAAGGCAGCTTATGCATTTCTTCCTCAAACTCCTACTGAGTCAACTGACGCGCACCTTGTTGAGTTTGCAGAGGCTATGAGAA ctattgcacaagCACTACGACAAGTCGCGGAAGGAAAAGCTGCTGCTCAAGCAGAGGCAGCTGAGTGGAAGCGCAAGTATGAATTAGAGAAGGCAGTCAAGGCGCACAAGCATCACAGTGTAATTAAAG GTTGCAGCAACTGTGTCAAGGACAAGCTAGAGCATTTGGCTAGCAAACTGACACTGGAGACTGCCTCGGCTGATCAGACAGGTTGTTGTGGAGACCATGGGATCTGTTCACGTCAAATTCTCCAGGACCAATCACCTGGACCCAACCAAAAATTGGATGATAAGACTGTTGGAAGAAAG GCACCATTTAGACTTTCATGGGGATGCAATGAAGATAAGAACGGTCAGCACAAGCATGATTTTGTGTCCTTCGAAAAAGGGGATATAACAACAGCAGAACGCAGCAATAAACAG ATTTTGCTAAAATGGGAATCCCCTCCACAAACAGTTCTTTTTGTGACTAAACCTAATTCCAACGCTGTGCATGCTCTCTGCTCCGAAATGGTTCG ATGGCTTAAAGAACATAACAACATGAACATCTTCGTAGAGCCACGAGTTAGCAAGGAACTACTGATTGAAGATTCTTACTTCAACTTTATTCAGACATGGGCTAATG ATCAGGAAATGAAGACATTACATACAAAGGTTGATCTCATTGTAACTCTCGGCGGTGATGGAACTGTTTTATGG GCTGCGTCACTGTTCAGAGGACCAGTTCCTCCAGTTGTTGCATTCTCTCTTGGATCATTAGGCTTCATGACGCCCTTCC CAAGCGAAAAGTATCGTGAATGCTTGGACAATGTACTGAAAAGACCATTTACCATCACGCTAAGGAGCCGTCTGCAGTGTCATGTAATTCGTGATGCGGCCAAGGATGAAATTGTGACTGAGGAACCGATTATAGTGCTAAATGAAGTTACAATTGATCGTGGAATGTCATCTTACCTTACCTACTTAGAATGCTATTGTGATAGCTCTTTTGTTACATGCGTACAAGGAGATGGGCTGATAATATCCACGACATCTGGAAGCACAGCATATTCACTGGCAGCTGGAGGATCCATGGTTCATCCACAG GTCCCAGGGATCCTTTTCACACCAATCTGCCCTCATTCATTGTCATTCCGGCCTTTGATACTGCCTGAATATGTCACTTTGCGCGTGCAAGTACCATTGAACAGCAGAGGGCAAGCATGGGCATCCTTCGACGGCAAGGGTAGAATTCAGCTTGGACCAGGCGATGCCCTCATCTGCAGCGTCTCTCCGTGGCCCGTTCCCACAGCATGCCTGATGGACTCAACGACTGACTTCCTGCGAAGCATCCATGAGGGTCTCCACTGGAACCTCAGGAAGAGCCAATCACTGGACGGCCCTGCCTGA
- the LOC124707786 gene encoding 50S ribosomal protein L1, chloroplastic-like has translation MATAAACASSLLAPPSSAGPAAASSALFPTSVPSLRAYPRLLLAFRRPAAAAVADPQGAAVLDDEPAEDDEAPVQFDDVNDDYEDGYGGRGPAFTAPTRPRTGKAALPLKRDRTRSKRYLEIQKLRESKKEYDVPAALSLMKQVANTRFVESAEAHFRMNLDPKYNDQQLRATVNLPKGTGQTVKIAVLTQGEKIDEARAAGADIVGSDDLIEQIKGGFMEFDKLIASPDMMPKVASLGKILGPRGLMPNPKAGTVSPNITQAIDEFKKGKVEFRVDKTGIAHIPFGKVNFPEEDLIANFMAVVRSIERNKPSGAKGIYWKTAYVCSSMGPSIKLNIKEMLDYGADSSN, from the exons ATGGCCACAGCCGCGGCCTGCGCCTcctccctcctcgcgccgccctcctccgcggggccggccgccgcctccagcgcGCTCTTCCCCACCTCCGTCCCCTCGCTGCGCGCCtacccgcgcctcctcctcgccttccgccgccccgccgccgccgccgtcgccgacccGCAGGGCGCCGCCGTgctcgacgacgagcccgccgaggacgacgaggcgcccGTCCAGTTCGACGACGTCAACGACGATTACGAGGACGGCTACGGCGGCCGCGGCCCCGCTTTCACCGCCCCCACCCGCCCGCGCACCGGCAAGGCCGCCCTCCCGCTCAAGCGCGACCGC ACGCGGTCCAAGCGGTACCTGGAGATACAGAAGCTGCGGGAGAGCAAGAAGGAGTACGACGTGCCCGCCGCGCTCTCGCTCATGAAGCAGGTCGCAAACACCCGCTTCGTCGAGTCCGCAGAAGCGCATTTCCGGATGAACCTCGACCCAAAGTACAACGACCAGCAGCTCCGAGCCACG GTCAATTTGCCCAAGGGGACGGGACAGACCGTGAAGATTGCTGTTCTCACCCAAG GTGAGAAGATAGATGAAGCGAGAGCAGCAGGAGCTGATATTGTTGGCTCAGATGACTTGATTGAGCAAATAAAAGGAGGATTCATGGAGTTTGACAAATTGATTGCATCACCTGATATGATGCCTAAG GTTGCCAGTTTGGGTAAGATTCTAGGACCAAGAGGATTGATGCCTAACCCCAAAGCTGGTACTGTTTCTCCAAACATTACTCAG GCTATCGATGAGTTCAAGAAAGGTAAAGTTGAATTCAGAGTTGACAAGACAGGGATTGCTCACATTCCATTCGGCAAGGTTAACTTCCCTGAAGAAGACCTTATTGCAAACTTCATGGCTGTTGTT CGCTCTATTGAGAGGAACAAGCCATCTGGTGCAAAGGGGATATACTGGAAAACAGCATATGTATGCTCATCAATGGGACCTTCAATCAAGCTAAACATAAAAGAAATGCTCGACTATGGCGCGGATTCATCTAACTAG